The Buchnera aphidicola (Mindarus japonicus) genomic interval AAGAATTTCTATTGTTGAAATGATGGGAAGAACTTGTGGAGATTTGACTTTAGGTGCAGCAATAGCAGGAGGCTGTGAATTTATATTATTACCTGAATTAGAATATAAAAAGGAAGAATTATTACTTGAAATTAAAAGAGGTATTAAAAAAGGCAAAAAGCATGCAATAGTTGCTATTACAGAATATATATGCGATATAGAAGAACTAGCAAAATATATTGAAAAAGAAACTGGAAGAGAAACAAGAGCCACTATTTTAGGTCATATTCAAAGAGGAGGATCTCCTGTAGTATACGATAGGATTTTAGCTTCTCGTATGGGAGCATATTCTATCGAATTATCATTACAAGGATACAATAATGGAAGATGTATCGGTATACAAAATGAAAAAATGGTTCATCATGATATTATTGATGCTTTAAAAAATATGAGACGTCCTTTTAAAAAAGATTGGTTAGAAACAGCTAGGAAATTATTTTAAATAAATTTGGTGCCGGGTAAACCGGCGCTATTTCTATTAAAGAATAGAATAACTTTAAAAAAATATACTTAAATAAATATTTTTTTATTTTTTTTAAAAAATTTTTTTTAAAACATTTAAAAAAATATGAAAACTTAAACAAGCTGTGCCTACTAAAAATCCATCTATATCTTTTTCTTTACAAAAAAGTTCAATGTTTTTTTCGTTTACAGAACCACCATATAATAAATAAAAATTATTTAATGAAGGAATAGATTTTTTTCTAATATACGTTTTTAAAGAATGTAAAATAAATTGAACTTCTTTAGAATTCGCGGATTTTCCAGAACCAATAGACCAAACAGGTTCATAAGCAATAATAGTATTATCAAATGCGTTTTTTCCAACCAAATTAAAAATAATATCTATTTGCTTTTTACAAACATCTATAGTTTTGTTATTCTTTTTTTCTTCTAAAGTTTCTCCTATACATAAAACAGGAATTAAATTTTCTTGCTTTAGTAAACAAAATTTTTTAGCAACTAAATATTCATCTTCATTATGAAAAATTCTTCTTTCAGAATGACCGATGATAACAGTTTTTACTAGCATATCTTTTAACATTAATGGTGATATTTCTCCAGTAAAAGCTCCTGAAAGATGAATATCAACATTTTGAGCACTTAATTGAATCCATTTATTTTGTTTGATAATTTCTTTAAATTTATATAAATAAATATATGAAGGGGCTATACTAAGCTTGCACTTTTTTTTAAAAATCTCTTCATTTTTTTTTAAAAAATCTAATAATGAAGAGAATATTTTCTTACTTCCATTCAATTTCCAATTAGCTATTACCAATGGTAAGTTCATATAATTGTAACTCCAAAAAATATTAAAATTATGTTTCTGAAGTACTTTAAGTACTTCAGAAAATTTTTTTTTACAAATTTAATAAATTAAATATTTTTAATATATGAAAAATAAAATTTATTCACTATTTTTTGCTGCTTTAAAAGCTTCAAACATAACATTTGAAAATTTTTCATCTTTTGGTTTGGAATTTTTTACACTATTTATCTTTTTTTCTTTATTCTTTTCTTTTTCTTGAAAAGAAAGATAAATAACTCGATTTTTTCTATCAACATTATTAATTTTTACTGTAATTAGATTTCCGATTTTAAAATAATTATTTTGTTTATTTTTTTTGAATGTTTCTGTAGAGTCAGAAACTTTAATAATTCCTTCTAAATTATTTTCCAAACTAACTATTATGCTTTTATTATCAATCGAAATTATTTTTCCTGAAGTTATTGCATTTTTCTTATTAGTATTAATAAATTGATTTAAAGGATCTTCATGTAATTGTTTAATTCCTAAAGAAATTCTTTCTCTTTCAGAATCAACCTGTAAAACAACAGCTTTAATTTCGTCAGTTTTTTTATATTTTTGAACTGCTATTTCTCCGGGAATTGTCCAGGAAATATCTGATAAATGAACTAAACCATCGATACCCCCTTTTAAACCTATAAAAATTCCAAAATCAGTAATAGATTTAATTTTTCCAATAACATGACATCCTTTCTGATGTGTTTCAGAAAACTCTTTCCAAGGATTTAAAGTACATTGTTTTAATCCTAATGAAATTCTTCTTCTTTCTTCATCAATATCTAATACCATAACTTCTACTATATTATTAACATTTACAACTTTAGAAGGATGAATATTTTTATTTGTCCAATCCATTTCTGAAACATGAACTAATCCTTCTACTCCTTCTTTAATTTCTACAAAACATCCATAATCAGTTAAGTTTGTTACCCTTCCTTTTAATTTAGTTCCTTCGGGATATTTTTTAGCAATCTCAACCCAAGGATCTTCACCTAACTGTTTTAATCCTAAAGAAACTCTAATTTTTTCTCGATCAAATTTTAAAATAGTTACTAAAATATCATCCCCTACACTAACAATTTCACTAGGATGTTTTACTCTTTTCCATGCCATATCAGTAATATGCAATAAACCATCTACCCCACCTAAATCTACAAAAGCTCCATAATCAGTTAAATTTTTAACTATTCCTTTGACTGTAGCTCCTTCCTTAAGACTTTCTAATAATTGATTTCTTTCAGCACTATTTTCTGATTCAATAACAGCTCTACGAGAGACTACTACATTGTTTCTTTTTTGGTCTAATTTAATTACTTTAAACTCTAGTTCTTTACCTTCAAAATGAATAGTATCTCTAATTGGGCGAATATCTACTAATGAACCAGGTAAAAATGCTCGAATATCATTTAATTCAACTGTAAAACCACCTTTTACTTTTCCATTGATGATTCCAACTATAGTTTCTGAATTTTCGTAAGCTTTTTCTAATAAAATCCATGCTTCATGTCGTTTTGCTTTTTCTCTAGAAAGTATTGTTTCTCCAAATCCATCTTCTATAGCATCTAAAGCTACGTCAATTACTTCACCAACAGAAATTTCTATTTTTCCTTTAGAATTTTTAAATTGTTCGATTGGAATAATAGACTCAGATTTTAGTCCTGCATCTACTAGTACTACATCTTTATTAATTGAAATAATAGTACCTTGAATAATTGATCCGGGTCGGGTTTTAATCTCTTT includes:
- the tpiA gene encoding triose-phosphate isomerase; this translates as MNLPLVIANWKLNGSKKIFSSLLDFLKKNEEIFKKKCKLSIAPSYIYLYKFKEIIKQNKWIQLSAQNVDIHLSGAFTGEISPLMLKDMLVKTVIIGHSERRIFHNEDEYLVAKKFCLLKQENLIPVLCIGETLEEKKNNKTIDVCKKQIDIIFNLVGKNAFDNTIIAYEPVWSIGSGKSANSKEVQFILHSLKTYIRKKSIPSLNNFYLLYGGSVNEKNIELFCKEKDIDGFLVGTACLSFHIFLNVLKKIF
- the rpsA gene encoding 30S ribosomal protein S1, coding for MTESFSELFEESLKEIKTRPGSIIQGTIISINKDVVLVDAGLKSESIIPIEQFKNSKGKIEISVGEVIDVALDAIEDGFGETILSREKAKRHEAWILLEKAYENSETIVGIINGKVKGGFTVELNDIRAFLPGSLVDIRPIRDTIHFEGKELEFKVIKLDQKRNNVVVSRRAVIESENSAERNQLLESLKEGATVKGIVKNLTDYGAFVDLGGVDGLLHITDMAWKRVKHPSEIVSVGDDILVTILKFDREKIRVSLGLKQLGEDPWVEIAKKYPEGTKLKGRVTNLTDYGCFVEIKEGVEGLVHVSEMDWTNKNIHPSKVVNVNNIVEVMVLDIDEERRRISLGLKQCTLNPWKEFSETHQKGCHVIGKIKSITDFGIFIGLKGGIDGLVHLSDISWTIPGEIAVQKYKKTDEIKAVVLQVDSERERISLGIKQLHEDPLNQFINTNKKNAITSGKIISIDNKSIIVSLENNLEGIIKVSDSTETFKKNKQNNYFKIGNLITVKINNVDRKNRVIYLSFQEKEKNKEKKINSVKNSKPKDEKFSNVMFEAFKAAKNSE